A single genomic interval of Anopheles marshallii chromosome 2, idAnoMarsDA_429_01, whole genome shotgun sequence harbors:
- the LOC128709990 gene encoding serine/threonine-protein kinase Warts produces the protein MNGKGGKVPLSVARHSTYNAIALEQIKNELMPYETGQALGGSQLVAPLKRKPSIEKDAPQSPLHMQRTSPALDSGAGSSRSNSPHSQQPFSSAALVGRSSQYSPSPCPTNFSDAPPIPPPRCSSTPSTPQPPNPMHLLKRMSPASVASGRNGQFGGAASQSPARGSSPIASGGNHQLRQPIIVQNGPQVQQQLSQQMAVYTGNEPPPPYPQIGPSSPPNYLTSFHSRQSPTQSSTQSDFRKSPSSGFYSNASIGSSSPITVSQGSGGGGSGTGGSGSVGGIGGSIQRPIPLQPKPSTVHAPPSKPAQPLVIMHSVKSTQVQKPILQTAVAPPAPAGGVAGGSGGAGGGGGGAGHPMHNNPPPPSYAVSVQHKLNKAATGYATPPSPSPSGLAHDGTAVRHTGGGSGPSGPPGTCSGVPKQPLRAKPSQPGLQTVLPSNVPVQAGGGTVNGQSSPAQPQVLSNNGGSGGTNSHNHSATGSPNDPPSYDSTMILLQKHSSPKKEPPPAYLLDGGGGGGGGTPPPLPPSPHCPASAMEMEQQQQQQHRNNSGSGSNNHHQSHQPHHLHHLHHQHHNGHSGNGDGSGVNGNGANINGGNGMNLSSANSSTNGSSSHNANSNTINSNMSSNTNANANNNMKSSMHNNHNHDHAGGMMHGTSIVSNGKATGHSRTVDEDRLVHHHHHLHHGPATTNGLMQHAGDPKQLPLPKAPLKSSGNGNAASQHGFTGALKSFGALMGGGGGQQQSQQQQQLNHHQQHHAVTHEAKQRGMVTSTSSHGVRSSLMKSVRFPTGNSNGPAPAYTNGGTPGAGMDHGLPGGSSTESSSSTMPTSTGANAAANAAVGNASSSGGSAGGGGGGSGSGGGGGGGGEDNPRKIKHQSPIPERKNLSKEKEAERSECKVKHYSPQAYKFFMEQHIENVLKSYSQRIFRIKQLESEMSKLDLPEETKIEMRKLLCQKESNYIRLKRAKMDKSMFAKIKTIGVGAFGEVTLVKKIDTTNHLYAMKTLRKADVLKRNQVAHVKAERDILAEADNEWVVKLYYSFQDKDNLYFVMDYIPGGDLMSLLIKKGIFEEDLARFYIAELTCAIDSVHKMGFIHRDIKPDNVLIDRKGHIKLTDFGLCTGFRWTHDSKYYQKSDHGRQDSMEAWSKFGSEIPPPLERRKFREKNRAKAHSIVGTPNYIAPEVLLRSGYTQLCDWWSVGVILYEMLVGQPPFLANTAEETQIKVINWRQTLRIPAEAQLTPEAKDIILRLCKNEDERIGRNVDEIKSHPFFRTIDFSKDLRSQQALYEPKIKYPTDTSNFDPIDPGRLQDSSSSCDEGGHGNLDEVCDSGKPFHHGFFEFTFRRFFDDECDHKITLDSSEGQAEAIYV, from the exons ATGAATGGAAAAGGCGGCAAAGTTCCGTTGTCAGTGGCTCGCCACTCGACGTACAACGCGATAGCATTGGAGCAGATCAAGAACGAATTGATGCCGTACGAGACAGGCCAAGCCTTGGGTGGTAGTCAG CTCGTCGCACCGTTGAAGCGCAAACCGAGCATCGAGAAGGATGCACCGCAATCGCCGCTACACATGCAGCGCACCAGTCCGGCCCTCGATTCCGGTGCCGGTAGCTCACGCTCCAACAGTCCCCACTCGCAGCAACCGTTCTCGTCGGCGGCCCTGGTGGGGCGCAGCTCGCAATACTCACCATCGCCCTGCCCGACCAACTTCAGCGATGCGCCGCCAATACCACCCCCGCGCTGCTCCTCCACACCGTCCACTCCTCAGCCACCGAATCCGATGCATCTGCTGAAGCGCATGTCACCGGCGTCGGTGGCATCCGGTCGAAATGGGCAGTTCGGTGGGGCGGCCTCTCAATCGCCTGCTCGCGGTTCTTCGCCCATTGCCAGCGGTGGGAATCATCAGCTGCGACAACCGATCATCGTGCAGAATGGGCCAcaggtgcagcagcagcttagCCAGCAGATGGCGGTATACACTGGGAACGAACCACCGCCACCCTATCCCCAAATTGGACCGTCATCTCCGCCCAACTATCTGACATCGTTTCACAGCCGCCAGAGCCCGACTCAATCGTCCACGCAGTCGGACTTTCGCAAAAGTCCCAGCTCGGGCTTCTACTCGAACGCATCGATCGGTTCGTCCAGTCCGATTACCGTTTCGCAAGGCAGTGGAGGTGGCGGCAGTGGAACAGGTGGGAGTGGTTCGGTGGGTGGGATAGGTGGTTCGATACAGCGGCCGATTCCGTTGCAACCGAAACCATCCACTGTGCATGCACCGCCATCCAAACCGGCCCAGCCTCTGGTCATAATGCACTCGGTCAAATCGACACAAGTGCAGAAGCCAATCCTGCAAACGGCAGTCGCACCCCCCGCACCGGCCGGTGGTGTCGcgggtggtagtggtggtgctggtggaggCGGCGGTGGTGCTGGCCATCCGATGCACAACAAtcctccaccaccatcgtACGCCGTCTCGGTGCAGCACAAGTTGAACAAGGCGGCAACCGGCTACGCAACACCCCCGTCACCTTCGCCATCGGGTCTCGCGCATGACGGTACGGCTGTCCGCCATACCGGTGGGGGTTCGGGTCCGTCGGGACCGCCAGGTACCTGCAGTGGCGTTCCAAAGCAACCACTGCGAGCCAAACCATCGCAGCCCGGGCTACAAACCGTGCTTCCTTCTAATGTGCCAGTGCAGGCCGGCGGTGGTACTGTGAACGGTCAATCGTCACCCGCCCAACCACAGGTGCTGTCGAACAATGGTGGTAGCGGCGGTACCAACAGCCACAATCATAGCGCCACCGGTTCACCGAACGATCCACCATCGTACGATTCGACGATGATACTGCTGCAGAAACATTCATCACCCAAGAAAGAACCTCCGCCAGCATATCTGCTggatggtggcggtggtggtggtggtggcaccCCACCACCACTTCCACCATCACCGCACTGTCCTGCGTCGGCAATGGAAAtggagcagcaacagcagcagcaacaccggAACAATAGCGGCAGCGGGAGTAACAATCACCACCAGTCACATCAGCCCCACCACCTGCATCATCTGCACCATCAGCACCACAATGGGCACAGCGGCAATGGTGATGGTAGCGGTGTGAACGGCAATGGTGCGAACATAAACGGTGGCAACGGCATGAACCTATCCAGCGCCAACTCCAGTACCAACGGCAGTAGTAGTCATAATGCGAATTCTAATACTATTAACAGTAATATGAGTAGTAACACTAacgcaaatgcaaataataatatgAAGAGTAGTATGCATAACAATCATAATCATGATCATGCGGGCGGAATGATGCATGGCACCAGCATCGTCAGCAATGGTAAAGCGACCGGACATTCGCGAACCGTCGATGAGGATCGGCTGgtgcaccatcatcaccatctgcACCATGGACCGGCCACCACGAACGGGCTGATGCAGCATGCTGGTGATCCGAAACAGTTGCCATTGCCGAAAGCACCGTTGAAATCTTCCGGTAATGGTAATGCCGCATCGCAACACGGTTTTACCGGTGCGCTCAAAAGTTTCGGTGCACTGATGGGAGGAGGCGGTGGTCAACAGCagtcgcaacagcagcagcaactaaaCCATCACCAACAGCATCATGCCGTAACGCACGAAGCTAAGCAGCGTGGCATGGTGACATCGACGTCTAGCCATGGCGTGCGAAGTAGTCTCATGAAGTCGGTTCGTTTTCCGACCGGCAACAGCAATGGGCCAGCACCGGCCTACACGAACGGTGGTACACCTGGCGCCGGCATGGATCATGGGCTACCGGGAGGAAGCAGCACGGAATCATCGTCCTCCACAATGCCAACATCAACTGGAGCGAACGCGGCAGCAAATGCAGCCGTTGGTAATGCTTCCTCCAGTGGTGGTAGTgccggtggaggtggtggaggaAGCGGTagtggcggcggcggcggcggcggcggagAAGACAACCCACGAAAGATAAAACATCAATCGCCGATACCGGAGCGAAAGAACCTGTCCAAGGAGAAGGAAGCAGAACGGTCCGAGTGCAAGGTGAAGCACTACTCACCGCAGGCGTACAAGTTCTTCATGGAGCAACACATTGAGAACGTGCTGAAGTCGTACTCGCAGCGTATCTTCCGCATCAAGCAGCTGGAAAGCGAAATGTCGAAGCTCGACCTGCCGGAGGAGACAAAGATCGAGATGCGCAAGCTGCTGTGTCAGAAAGAGAGCAACTACATACGGTTGAAGCGCGCCAAAATGGATAAGTCGATGTTTGCGAAGATCAAAACGATCGGTGTCGGAGCGTTCGGGGAAGTGACGCTAGTGAAAAAGATCGACACGACCAACCATCTGTACGCGATGAAAACGCTTCGCAAGGCGGACGTGCTCAAGCGCAACCAGGTGGCGCACGTGAAGGCCGAGCGGGACATTCTAGCGGAAGCGGACAACGAGTGGGTGGTGAAGCTGTACTACAGCTTCCAGGACAAGGATAACCTTTACTTCGTGATGGATTACATACCGG GTGGAGATCTCATGTCGCTGCTAATCAAGAAAGGAATATTTGAAGAGGATTTAGCTCGGTTCTACATCGCCGAGCTGACCTGTGCGATTGACAGCGTCCATAAAATGGGATTCATTCACCG AGATATCAAGCCGGATAATGTGCTGATCGATCGTAAGGGACATATCAAGCTGACGGACTTTGGGCTGTGCACCGGTTTCCGCTGGACGCACGATTCAAAATACTATCAAAAGAGCG accaCGGAAGGCAAGACTCGATGGAAGCGTGGAGCAAGTTTGGTTCGGAAATTCCCCCACCGTTGGAAAG GCGAAAGTTCCGGGAGAAAAACCGCGCCAAAGCACACTCAATCGTCGGAACGCCCAACTACATCGCACCGGAAGTGTTGCTGCGAAGCGGTTACACGCAGCTGTGCGATTGGTGGAGCGTCGGCGTCATACTGTACGAGATGCTAGTCGGACAGCCtccctttttggcaaatacaGCAGAGGAAACACAGATTAAG GTTATAAACTGGCGGCAAACGTTGCGCATACCGGCGGAAGCGCAACTGACACCGGAAGCGAAGGACATCATACTGCGGCTGTGCAAGAACGAGGACGAACGGATCGGGCGGAACGTGGACGAGATCAAGTCGCACCCGTTCTTCCGCACGATCGACTTCAGCAAGGATCTGCGTAGCCAGCAGGCACTGTACGAACCCAAAATCAAGTACCCGACCGACACGTCCAACTTCGATCCGATCGATCCGGGCCGGCTGCAGGATTCATCGTCGTCCTGCGACGAGGGCGGACACGGCAACCTGGACGAGGTGTGCGACAGTGGGAAACCGTTCCATCACGGGTTCTTCGAGTTTACCTTCCGGCGGTTTTTCGACGACGAATGTGATCACAAAATCACGCTCGACTCGAGCGAGGGACAGGCGGAAGCTATTtatgtataa